The Paenarthrobacter aurescens region TGTGGCCGTTGATGACGAATTCAGGATGTGTGGTCCGGGTCACTGGCGGTTGTTTCTCTGAGATCGACTGTAGGACGCAAGTCACATGCCAAGGGGAAAGTTCCCGTTCAACGGGACAGGCGCCGAATGGATCCGGCGGGAGGTGAGTGGGCGGGGGCTGAGCAGCGCCGCGCGCTACTGGTCAGTGTTTCCGTGAGTCAGCCACGGACGGGATCCGTAAGGCCTACGCTCAGCGCCCATGGTCCGGGACAGGCCGCGGCCCGCGGCCACCAGTACCGGCAGAATCAGTCCGGCGTCCTCGTCAACGGAAGGCACGACGACGGAAATGGCACCTATGACTGCCTGGCCCTGGCCGAACACAGGCACGGAATAGGCAGTGTTCTCCTCCACGAGGACACCCACCAGCCGGGCGTATCCGCGCTCCCGGATCAGGGCAAGGTTGGCTCTGACTCTTGCGGGATCCGTTTCCGTAGCCGGAGTGGTTTTCTGCAGCTTCCCGGCCAGGAACCGGTCCTGAATCCACCCCGGCATATGCGCCATCATGGCCATCCCGGAGGAGGTGGTGTGGATGTCCAGGCGGCCTGCAACTTCGGCCAGGTTCATCACCGATCCATGCCGGTCCAGCCGTTCAAGGTAGAGCACGCTGTTGGTCTCCACGTCCGGGATGGACAACGCCACGTGTTCCCGCACGGCTGCATGGACGCCTTCCAGGAACGGCAGGCCTCGACGCCGGAACTCTTCCAGGGGGTTGCTGCGTGAGGCCAACTCCCACATTTTCATGCCAACACCAAACTCCCCTGCAGCGTTGCGCTCCAGGAGGCCGTTGGCTGCCAGGTCCATGGCCAGGCGATGCACGGTGCTGCTGGACA contains the following coding sequences:
- a CDS encoding IclR family transcriptional regulator, whose product is MANSASGESVIERVVKIMDAFSKGQPWLPLKELVRITGMSSSTVHRLAMDLAANGLLERNAAGEFGVGMKMWELASRSNPLEEFRRRGLPFLEGVHAAVREHVALSIPDVETNSVLYLERLDRHGSVMNLAEVAGRLDIHTTSSGMAMMAHMPGWIQDRFLAGKLQKTTPATETDPARVRANLALIRERGYARLVGVLVEENTAYSVPVFGQGQAVIGAISVVVPSVDEDAGLILPVLVAAGRGLSRTMGAERRPYGSRPWLTHGNTDQ